The Candidatus Binatus sp. region CGGCACCGCGATGGCGTTTTTTCTGCTCGCGGCGCTGCATCATCGCGATCGCACCGGTGACGGCCAGTACCTCGACTTGTCGATGGCCGAGACCGTTACCACGATGATGCCCGAGGCGATGCTCGATTTTCTGATGAACGGCCGCAACCAGGGGCCGATCGGCAATCGCGACGAGGCGATGGCGCCGCACGGCGTGTTTCCGGTCGCCGGCGACGACAATTGGATCGCGCTTGCGATCGCGAGTGACGATGAGTTCGCGGAACTTTGCGGCGTGCTCGGCGTCTCCTCGATGGCGACCGATCCAAAATTTGCGAAGCTGGTGACGCGGCTTGCCAACGTCGATGAACTTGAGCGCGAGATCGCGGCGCGCACCCGCAAATTTGATCGCGACGATCTGGTCGCGAAACTTCGCGAGCACGATCTCGCTGCCGGACCGGTTTACAAAACTGAGGAAGTCGTCAACGATCCAGCCTTCATCGACTCGGGGATGTTGTTGAAACTGAGGCACGCCGAAGTCGGCGAGCGCGCGGTACCCGGATTGCCCGTGAGCTTCAGCGCGATCGATTTGAAATACACGCCCGCGCCCGCGATGGGTGAAAACACCGACGAGGTTTTGCGCGAACTGCTCGGCTATTCGGACGAGAAGATCGCGAGCCTCAAGCAAGCAAATGTTCTATTCTAGCGAGCCATGACTGACGCAACTGCAGTTCCTCACGGCGGCGGGACGGCGCCCGGCATGCTCGCCACATGGATTCAAGCGATTCGCGCACCTTCGCTCAGCGCGGCCGCGATTCCCGTGCTCCTCGGAGTGGCCGTTGCCGCGCGCGACGGATTTTTCGCACCCGGCAGACTCGTTCTCGCATTGATTGGCGCGATGGCGATTCAGGCCGGCACCAATCTCATCAACGATTACTACGACTTCAAAAGCGGCGCCGATTCCGAGCAATCGCTCGGCCCCAGCATGGTCATCCAGCGCGGATTGCTCACGCCCGATCAGGTCTGGCGCGGCGGCGTCGTCGCATTTGCGATCGGCGCGATGCTGGGCCTCGTGCTGGTTTATCTTTGCGGCTGGCCGATTCTCGCGCTCGGCATTCCGAGCGTCGCCGCCGGATATTTCTATACCGCGAGCCCCGTCGCGCTCGCC contains the following coding sequences:
- a CDS encoding CaiB/BaiF CoA-transferase family protein translates to MNKMPLAGIRIADFGWIYAVPHATAWLGALGADVIRIESMRAPDLVRFLTGTDGIVGANRSGIFNAINTSRRSIVLNLATPEAQQIARGIVAQSDIACENFTVGNLAKYNLGYDDLVKIKPDLIMLSGTPLGQDGPFARTVGFGPTTQAFAGLCHITGYPGSFPCGIGGTWPDFAVGTAMAFFLLAALHHRDRTGDGQYLDLSMAETVTTMMPEAMLDFLMNGRNQGPIGNRDEAMAPHGVFPVAGDDNWIALAIASDDEFAELCGVLGVSSMATDPKFAKLVTRLANVDELEREIAARTRKFDRDDLVAKLREHDLAAGPVYKTEEVVNDPAFIDSGMLLKLRHAEVGERAVPGLPVSFSAIDLKYTPAPAMGENTDEVLRELLGYSDEKIASLKQANVLF